The Neisseria animaloris genome segment AGAGCGGACTCCAAACGGAATCTGGTGTGCCAAGTGAATATCACCACATGAGAAAGGCCGTCTGAAAACAGAGTTCTGGCAAAGCTGCAACCTTGTTTTCAGACGGCCTCCATTTAATTTTCAACTGGTTTCCCCGCCGTTAAAATATTCGGCTGCACCACCTTCGAAAAAACTCTGCAAAATAGCTTGTGCGGCCACTTGGTCTAAAACTTGTTTTTGTTTGCGGCCGAACACTTGCGCTTCCGCCAACAGGCTTTCGGCATAGAGTGACGACATCCGCTCGTCCACCCAATAAACCGGCAACCGAAACCGCCCCTGCAAACGGCGGCCGAATTTACGGCTCAAGCGGGTAAGCTCGTGCTCGGTTCCGTCGGCATGAACAGGCAGCCCCACCACCAACTGCACCGGCTGCCATTCGTCGACCAATTTGGCAATCGCGGCAAATTTGGCATCATTGCCCTCTCCCGCAACGGTGGCAAGCGGGTGCGCCGTGCCTACTTCGGCATCGCCTTCCGCCACGCCGATACGCACTTCGCCGAAGTCAAATGCCAACGTTGTGCCGTGCGGTGCTTTAAGCATGCCCCGCCCCGTTCATAATCAGGCTGGGGTTGATGCCGATTTTGGCAAACGCGGCTTCGTACCGCTCGGCATAAGGCAAATCAAACAAAATATGCATGTCCGCAGGCACGGTCAACCATGCATTTTCCGCCAACTCGCGCTCAAGCTGGCCTGCTTCCCAATTTGCATATCCGATGCTGACAACGGCCTTATCCACCGCATCGGGCCTTGAGAGATTTTCAATAATATCGCGCGAAGTGGTTAAGGCAACGTCGCTGTTTACCACCAAACTGCTCTGCCATTCTCCCACAGGCGTATGCACCACGTAGCCACGGTCTATCTGCACCGGCCCGCCCATCATTACCCATTCGTTTTGGAAACGGTCGGGGATATGGGTATCGGCAGCAGCAAAAATCAAATCCATCGTTACCGGCGAGGGCTTGTTGATGACAATGCCCATCGCGCCGTTTTCATCGTGTTGGCATAAATAAACCACACTGCCTTCGAAAAACGGGTCGTCCATCGAAGGCATGGCTACCAGAAAATGATCTGCTAAATTCATGACAAGATTCTCTCGAATATTTTTACCGCACATGGGGTCATGTTTGCCTTTTACAAGCAAAGGCCGTCTGAAACAAGTGTTTCAGACGGCCTTAATGTTTATCACACCGGCTTCATTTCCATTACTTCCAATAACGCCACCAAGGTATACCGTCCAAACGCCATTCTTTTTGCAGATATGGGCTCTTGGGGAAGTTTTTCTCCAAAACACGGCGGGCATCGTCTGCCAATTGGGGTTGGTTGATACGGCGGTAAGCCAGCTCCATAATAGCCAGCGATTCTTCCACAAAACGGGTGTTTTGATATTGCTGCACCACTTTTTGTGCACGGTTAGCCGCAGCCAAGTAAGCACCGCGCTTCATGTAATAGCGGGCTACGGAAATTTCGTTGCCGCCCAAGGCATCAACTAATTTAGTCATGCGCTCGGTAGCATCGCCTACATATTTGCTGTTGGGGTATTGGGAAACCAACTGCGAGAAAGCCTGATACGCTTCACGGTTGGCTTTAGGGTCGCGATCGGACCAGTCTTGCGAAGCCAACTTGTTTAGGAAAGATTTATCTTCGTTAAACAACACCAAACCTCTAAGGTACAAAGCGTAATCCATATTGGGATGCTGCGGATGGTTGCGTTGGAAGCGGTCGATGGCCGCCAGTGCTTTTTCCGGCTCATCATCTTTATAGTGGGCGTAGGCTGTATCCAACTGTGCCTGTTGCGCATAACGTCCGTTGGGAAAACGCGATTTCAAAATTTCATATAATTTAACGGCTCGCGTATAATTGTTGCTGTTTAATTCGTCTTGAGCTTCGGCATACAGTTTTTCCACCGTCCAATCTTGAGTGATCTGGGCATCTTTATCGACCGTACCCGTGGAAGCGCAACCGCCCAAGGCAAAACCTAAAGCAACTACTAAAAGAATTTTTTTCATGCAGAACTCTTCCTTTGAAAATGAAGCCGATTATAACGATGATTTAGAATTTTCGGCAGCCCCTGATACAGAAAGTTGCATTAATTTAACCGTTCCTGTCGATTTTGCCGGTATACGTTTAGATGCAGTGCTGGCAAAAATGCTGCCCGATTATTCCCGCAGCCGCCTCACTTCGTGGATTAAAGAAGGCAGCGTGCAGGTTAACGGAAAACCCGCTCAGCCGAAAGACAAAATGATAGGCGGCGAATTCATCGACGTAACCGTACGCCCCAGCGAAGAAAACCTCGCTTTCACACCCGAAGCAATAGATTTGGACATTATCTATGAAGACGACTCGGTAATCGTGCTGAACAAGCCTGCCGGCTTGGTGGTGCATCCGGCAGCCGGCAATTGGACGGGCACGCTGCTCAACGGCCTGTTGGCGCATTGCCCCGAATTAAGCCAGATTCCGCGTGCCGGCATCGTGCACCGATTGGACAAAGACACCAGCGGCCTGATGGTAGTTGCCAAAACCTTGCCTGCGCAAAACGCATTGGTACAGCAGCTTCAGGCACGCACGGTAAAGCGCATCTACCGCGCCATAGCCAACGGCATCGTGCCTTTCGATGGTAAAATCGATACTTTAATCGGCCGCGACCCGCACAACCGCCTGAAAATGGCCGTAGTCAAATTCGGCGGTAAGCCGGCCGTTACCCACGTTAAAGTGCTTGAGCGTTATCTTGCCCACAGCTACATCGAATGTTCGCTCGAAACCGGCCGCACCCATCAAATCCGCGTGCATATGCGCGAAGCCAATCATCCGCTGGCCGGTGATCCTGTTTACGGCAATCCGCGCCATTCGTGTTCCGGCACCGCCAAAGAAGCAGTAAAAGGTTTGGCGCGCCAAGCTCTGCATGCTTACCGTTTGAGCTTTATCCATCCCGCCGCCGGCGAAACGGTGTCGTTTGAAGCGCCGATTCCGCAAGATATGTATCACCTGCTTTCGGTATTACGCTTGGAAGCCGGTTTGGATTCTTCTTTGAGCCATGAAGCAGAGTGGCAGGAAAAAATCGGCAACGATGAAGACGACGATTGGAACGACGACGATTATGATGTGGAAGTGGTGTACGTAAGGGATTGACGAACCAACCGAAAAGGCCGTCTGAAACTATCTTTCAGACGGCCTTTCATTATCATTAAAACTATTGCGGGAACACTTCCCTTACCCTATCCAAATCTTCCTGCGTATCCACACCGGCGGCGGGAGCTTCGGCGGTGACTCTTACCGCAATCGGGTGACCGTGCCACAACACACGCAGTTGCTCCAAAGATTCCGTGCTTTCCAGCGGCGATGCACTCATGGCGGCATAATCTTTCAGAAAACCGGCGCGGTAGGCATAAATACCGATGTGTCGCAGCGGCACGGTTTCTTTCGACACTTCGCACTTGCCCTCGCGCATCAGATCGCGCGGATAAGCAATCGGCGCACGGCTGAAATAGATGGCGTTGCCGTTTTTTGCCAGCACTACTTTCACCACATTCGGATTAAGGAATTCGTCGAAATCACTGATTTCATGCGCGGCGGTGGCCATCGGTGCGCCGTTTTCCGCCAACACCTCTGCCGTTTGATTGATCAGCTCGGGAGCAATCAGCGGCTCGTCTCCCTGCACGTTTACTACGATGGTTTCGGCAGATAAATTCAGCTTTTCGGCAGCTTCTGCCAAACGGGTGGTGCCGCTTTCGTGTTTATCCGAAGTCATCACCACTTCCACGCCGTGGGTTTTGCAGGCTGTCTGAATATCGGCATGGTCGGTTGCTACCACCACGCGAACTGCCACACTCTTGGCGGCTTGTTCGGCCACACGCACCACCATCGGCTTGCCGTGGATGTCGGCCAGCGCTTTGAGCGGCAGCCTTGAAGACGACAAACGGGCAGGAATCAAAACGATAAATTCCGTCATGCGTGCAATTCTTCTTCAGTGAGTTGGCGGGCTTCATTTTCAAGCATGTAAGGAATGCCGTCTTTAATCGGATAAGCCAGCTTGCTTTGGCGGCACCATAATTCCTGCAATTCGGGGTTGTATTCCAACGGTGCTTTGCTGACCGGGCAGACGAGAATATCCAAAAATTTCTTTTCCATCGATTTATTTACCTTTTCAATTACATTCATCTTTACCGCAAATCAACTGGTTGATTTCGCGTTTCAAGCACGGCGCGTTTTGCTGTTGGTAATCATTGAGCTGTTTTTGCATCAGATTATTCATCGGCACCATCACCGCCTGCAAATATTGCGGCATTTTGGCATTGATGGATTTGCCGATGGGTGAGCTGTAAAACTTAATCAATGCATCCACTTCTTCTTGGGTCAACACTTTCGCCCCGCCCTCAATGCCCACCTTGCGGATTTCGGCACGCATTTGCGGCGTATTCATCTGTTTAACCATTTGCTCGGCATACCGGTTGATTTTAGCGGCCACCGCATCGCGTTTGGCGACCGGAATTTGTTTAAACCAATCTTGCGATTGCAGTTGCTCTTTGGCAAATGAAGGAACATTCCTGTTCATTTCATCGAGCATTTTATCGAACTGCTGCACTTCAAACAGCTTTTCCAACGAAGCCTTGCTTGCCTCCGCCGCCCAAACCGAACTTGCTGCCAAACACAAAGTAGCGGCCAATGCCCATTTATTTTTCATCTTCATCACTTCTCCCTGATGTCTTTCAGACGGCCTGCCACGAACGCCGCCAAATCAGGTTCGATTATCGCACAAACAGGCAGCACCCACACATTTTCCGCGAGGCCGTCTGAAAATTTTACCGCGTCTTTTTCAGTAACCAGCACAATATCGGCGGCGGGCAATTTGGCGGTGGAAATATCGGCATGATCGGGCAGCGCACGGGTTTCCGCCAATGCAATGCCTATGCCACGTAAAGTGTCGAAAAAGCGTTCCGGCTTGGCAATTCCCGCTACCGCCGCCACGTTTTTGCCTGTCAAACCGCCAATATCCAGTTTTTCATGCGAACGGTTCAGGCGGTAAATCTCTCCTGCCTCCACACGGCTTGCAAACAGGTTTTCAGACGGCCTGAAATAAGCTCTGTCCAAACCGCCTTTACAGCCGCTCACCACCACCGCATCCGCAGACTGCAACCGCGAAAAAGGCTCGCGCAAGCCGCCATTGGGCAGTAAATCCAAATCACGCCTGCCCATATCGGCAAACGGAAAAACTGCAATTTCCAAATCGCGCTGCAAAGCATAATGCTGCAAGCCGTCATCGGCCACAATCACCTGTACATCCGGAAATGCCGCCAACAACGCCCTACCCGCCTGCACACGGCTACTGCCTACGGCCGTCGGCGCACCGGTTTGGCGGTACAGCAGCACGGGTTCGTCGCCCGCATCGTCCGCGGTGCTGTTTTCATTCAATACATGCACTGCCGCACTCTTGCGGCCGTAACCGCGACTGATGATGCCCACCCTAATCCCACGCGCCTGCAATCCTGCTACCAACGCGGAAACCACCGGCGTTTTACCCGCTCCGCCCGCATGAATGTTACCCACCACCACAACAGGCACCGGCAGCTTTTCGCTTTTCAGACGGCCTTTACGATAACGTTCGCGACGAATAGTGGAGGCCGCCTGAAACAGATACGACAAAGGTTTCAGTAAGACAGTCAGTACGGGATTGGGGGTTTGCCAATGACGTTCGATGATTTGGTAGAGTTTGGGCATTTCAGACGGACTCTCGGAATATTCACGTTAAGAATATTTTACCTTACCCTACTACCTTTGGGCACAAACGCCTTTCAAAGATAGGTTTATCCCTTGAATATATCTATAAAAATAATCACTTGTACTGATTTCTTCTTCTCCAAAAAAACGGGATGAAACTATATTTATTTAAAATAAAAGTAATAAAGTTCCAATTTAGACTTTCCCAATCCCATCGCTTTATTAATATACCTAATATAATATCCTTGTCCTATATACAATGATTATTATTATTATGTATAATGGCGGCGATTAATTTAGAGTAATTAATTTAAAGTAACATGATATATTATGCTACTTTCCTCTTTATCTTACAATTTTCTATGTTAAAGGAGTCTTTTATATGTATAAAAAATTACTTACCGCGGTTATTATCAGCGGTTTATCTTCATCTGCATTTGCAGCTGGTGCATTCACTCTGAAAGCAGACGATATTAAAAATGGACGTTTCAGTCAGCAACAAGTTTTAAGTTCAGACTACGGTTCCGGCTGTACCGGCGAAAACATTTCCCCCGCCTTGTCTTGGAAAAACGCTCCCAAGGGTACTAAAAGCTTCGTACTTACCATTTATGACAGAGATGCTCCGACAGGTTTGGGTTGGGTACATTGGGTAGTTGCCAATATTCCGGCCGATGTTAATAAATTACCGGCCGGCATCACCGCCGACGGAAAAAATTTGCCGGCCGGAGCAATACAAACCCGCACTGATTTCGGTAAACCCGGTTATGGTGGCGCTTGTCCTCCTAAAGGTAGAAAACACCGCTATGAAATAACCCTGACTGCTTTAAAAATAGACAAGCTGCCCAATATTACTTCGGAATCCATGGCTGCCCGGGTTGGTTTCCTAACCAAAGCAAACTCACTAGGTTCGGCAAAAGTTACTGTTGTACATCAACGCCAAGAGTAAATAAAGGCGGCGATTGCCGCCTTTATTGTTTTAATGCATACTTAATCTACTGTATTCAAAGTGCTGTATTCAAATCCCTCTTTATTGATACCGCCCGAACCGCCATGTCCGAACTTTTCGCTCCTGCCGCCATTTCCGTTTCCGAACTCAACGCCTTAGCCAGAAGCCTGCTGGAAGACAACCTGTTCGGACTGTGGATAGCGGGCGAAGTATCCAACCTTACCCGCGCCGCCAGCGGACATTACTATTTTTCGCTCAAAGACAGCCGTGCCCAAGTGCGCTGCGCCATGTTTAAAGGCACGGCAGCTAAATTGGCTGCACCGCTGAAAGAAGGCGACCACATCGAGCTGACCGGCAAAATCAGCATTTACGAAGCTCGCGGCGAGTTTCAAATCACCGTAAACGAAGTGCGCTTGAAAGGTTTGGGGCAGCTTTACGAAGCCTATGAAAAGCTGAAAGCCCAATTGCAGGCTGAGGGCGTGTTTGCGGCGGAACGCAAAAAACCGCTGCCCGCCCATCCGCGCGCCATCGGCATCGTAACCAGCCTTGCCGCAGCAGCCTTGCGCGACGTGGTCAGCACATTGAAACGCCGCGCGCCGGAAATCCCCGTGATTGTGTACCCGACCACTGTGCAAGGCGCGGGCAGCGAATTTCAGATCGCCCAAGCGATTCAGACGGCCTCTGCGCGTGCCGAAGCGGACGTGTTAATCGTGTGCCGCGGCGGGGGAAGCATCGAAGACTTGTGGGCGTTTAACGAAGAGCCTGTGGTGCGGGCGATTGAGGCGTGCGAAATTCCCGTGATCAGCGGTGTGGGGCATGAAACCGATTTCACGCTGGCGGATTTTGTCGCCGACGTGCGCGCCCCCACGCCCACGGGCGCGGCGGAACTGGTCAGCCCCAACCGCTTGGAATCGCTGCACAAGCTTGCGCAGGCACAAGGCCGTCTGAAAACGGCATTGGAGCAGCGTTATTACGATGCCAGCCAAAAAGTGGATTGGTTCGCCCGCCAAATCCGCCACCCTCAACACAAATTGAACGAACAGCGCGGCCAGCTTGCCGCCTTGCAGCAGTCGCTGCGCTTTTCCATGCACAACAACCACCGTTTCAACGTCCAGCAGCTTGCCCGCCGGCAACAAAGCCTGATTCATCTGCGCCCCGATATATCTGCGGCACAACGCGACGTGGCACGTTTTCAGACGGCCTTACAGCAAAGCCGACTGTCTTTGTTTGCGCTGTACCGCCAGCGTCTTGAAAAACAGGCCGCGTTGCTCGAAGCCGTGTCGCCGCAGCACATTTTGGAACGCGGTTTCAGCGTGGTTAAAAACAGCCGCGGGCAAGTCATCCGCAGCGCTCATGCTTTGAAGCAGGGTCAAAAACTGCACATTATGTTTGCCGACGGCGAAACCGACGTGCGCGTTACCAGCGAGCATAAGCAGCCGGATTTGTTTGATTATTCCTAAAGCCTGAGCATATCGGGTGCAGAGGCCGTCTGAAACCTTTTCAGACGGCCTCAAGCCTTTTTGAGCCATCAACAACGCCCCGTGTAGTCGGATATAATAACAAAGTCGCCAACCCTCTTGCAGAGGCCGTCTGAAACCTTTTCAGACGGCCTGCTACGGAAACCCGCCATGCAAACCGTGATTCAATCCGCCGTTCAAGAGCTGCAATCGGAAAAGCAGCAAGCCGTTGCAGCCTACCGCAGCAAACGCCAGCCGATGATGTTTTTCGAGCGTTACGGCAAGGCATTAGAAAAAATGCTGTCGAGGTTGTGGCAGGAACTGTTCGGCAACAGCCATTTATGCCTGCTGGCCACGGGCGGATTCGGGCGCGAAGAAATATATCCGTTTTCCGACTTGGATTTGGCCGTGGTGTCGCCCGATCCGCTCACGTCCGAAGAGCAGGAAAAAATTACCGAATTCGTGCAGATTCTGTGGGACATGAAACTCGCACCGGCCGTGAAAAGCGGCGGCATAGAAGAATTGTGCGACAGCGTGCATGACGACATCACCGGCGATACCGCCCTGCTCGAAGCGCGTTTTTTATCCGGCAACCGCCGAGCGGCCGACCGCTTGTTGCAATGTCTGAGTTTGCAGCGCGATACCGCCTCGTTTATCGAATCCAAACTGCTGGAAATGGAGCAGCGGCATACCAAATCGCAAGGTTCCGGCGCGGTGTTGGAACCGAACATCAAAACCTGCCCCGGCGGGTTGCGCGACATCCATACCATTTTGTGGCTGGCCAAAGCGCAAGATTTGGACGCACCGATACATACACTAATCGCCCAAGGCGTGATTACCCGCACCGAAGCGGGCATGCTGATGAACAGCCACAAACGGCTGGCCTCCATCCGCATCGAGCTGCATTTGGCTGCCGGCCGCGCCGAAGACCGCTTGATTTTCGATCTGCAAAGCCAAGTAGCGGAAAATATGGGCTGGCAGGACGATGAAAAACACATCAAAAGCGAAAAGCTGATGCGTGTGTTTTACCGCGCTGTCAAAATCGTCAAACAGCTCAACGGCATTCTGCTGCCCATGCTGCGCGGGCGTATTTATTCGCTGCTGCCGCGCTCGGTACACGACATAGACGAAGATTATTATCAGGTCGGCAACCAGATTGCCGTGAGAAATAAAGAGCTGTTTGCACACCACCCCGAACATATTTTCAAAATCGTCGAAATCCTGCGAAGCCGCAACGATCTCACTTCGCTCGCCCCCAAAACCCTGCGTGCATGGTGGGCGGCCACCCGCAAAATCAACCGTGGTTTTTATGACAACCCCGCCAACCGCCGGCGTTTTGCCGGATTTTTCAAAAATGGTGACGGCTTAACCCATATATTGCGTTTTCTCAATCTATACGGCGTATTGGGACGTTATTTGCCCGCATGGGGAAAAATCGTCGGCCTGCTCCAGCACGATTTGTTTCACGTTTATCCGGTAGACGACCATATTCTGATGGTGGTGCGCAACATGCGCCGCCTCGCGTTAGATTCGCACAGCCACGAACTGCCGTCGGCTTCCGCGCTGATGCACTCATTCCCCAAACAGCATGTGCTTTATTTAGCGGCGTTTTTCCACGATATTGCCAAAGGACGGCGCGGAGATCATGCCGTACAGGGCATGGCCGACGCATGTGATTTTGCCGCCGACCATTTTTTGGACACGGAAGAAAGCGAATTGCTGGTGTGGCTGGTGGAAAACCATCTGCTGATGTCGGCCACCGCCCAAAAAGAAGACATCCAAGACCCCGATGTTATCAACCATTTCTGCGGCAAAGTGAAAACACCCGAACGCTTAACCGCGCTTTATCTGCTCACCGTGGCCGACATACGCGGCACCAACCCCAAACTCTGGAACGGCTGGCGTGCCGGCTTGTTGGAAAATCTGTTTCACGCCGCTGCACGCCGTTTTTCCGGGGAAAGCGGCAACCGCAACGTTATCGTCAGTCGCCGCCAACAGGGGGCAACCGACCAGCTTGCCTGTACGGGAACTCCTGAAAAACAACAAAAGCAGCTTTGGCGCGCGCTCGGCTCGGCTTATTTCGTGCGCCACGAATTGCAGGAAATCCTGTGGCACACCGCCAACCTCGTCCATTGCCTTGAAGAACCGCAGATACGCAGCCGCCTGTTGCCCGAAAGCGATACGCTTCAGGTAATGGCTTTCATGCCCAACGGCCCGCGCCTGTTTGCCGGCTTATGCCGTATTTTCAGCCGTCACGGTTTGGATATCCTAACCGCCCGCGCTTTCGTTACCGAACACAACTACATTCTCGATACGTTTATCGTGCAAATACCGCCACAATACGGTTATGCTGACTATCCCAATATCCAAAGTGCCTTGGAAGCAGAATTGAATAATTTCGTACACGGTTATACCAATAACAACAACGACGGATACCGCACGGCTCGCAGCCGCCGCAGCCGCCATCTACCGATTACGCCGAACGTGCTGCTGATACCCGAAGAAGATGCTCCCGGCTGGTACACGCTGGAAATTGTCGCCGTCAACCGCCCCTACCTACTGGCAGATGTGGCCGGTGTGTTATCCGACCAAAACATCAGCGTACGCTACGCCAAAATCACTACCCTAGACGAGCGCGTGGAAGACAGCTTCCTGCTGTACAGCCTCGAACTCGACACGCCGAAAACCCAGCTTGCACTGAAACAGGCCCTGTTGGAACAACTGAGTATCTGAACACGGTACCCGAGGGCTTCCTGAATTATTTTCAGACGGCCTGAAGGTTTACCGGCATATTCCAAATGTTTACCCGACCTTCCGACTACATACGTTTTCAGGCCGTCTGAAAAACCGCTATAATCTAAATTTACGACACCTGCAACAGATTGCGCCATGAACAGCCAATTCAAACACATCGGCATCGTTACCCGCCCGCAAACGCCCGGCATTCAGGAAAATCTGCATACTCTGGTGAATTTCCTGCATAACGCCGGACTGGATATTTATCTTGACGAAGCCAACGTTCAAGACGATACGGCGGCAGTGCAAGACGCAGCCCTCTGCCACATTGCCGATAAGGAAAACCTCGGCAAAAAATGTGATTTGGTCATCGTGCTCGGCGGCGATGGCACATTCCTGTCCGTTGCCCGCAAACTGGCTCCGTACCGCGTTCCGGTTATCGGTGTCAACCAAGGCCATCTGGGATTCTTAACCCAAGTGCCGCGCGAAAACATGGTACACGGCTTGAGCGGCATGCTTACCGGCAAATACCTGCCCGAAGAACGGATTTTGCTGGAAACCTCGCTGTTACGTAACGGCGAGATGATTACTACTTCACTGGCACTTAACGATGTAGTACTTTCCCGCGGCGGTGCAGGCCAGATGATTGAATTTGAAGTTTTTATCAATAAAGAATTCGTTTATACCCAGCGTTCAGACGGCCTGATTGTATCCACGCCCACCGGTTCCACCGCCTACGCACTTGCTGCCGGCGGCCCGATTATGCAGGCCAGTTTGCGCGCATTCACTTTGGTGCCGATTTGCCCGCAATCGATGACCAACCGGCCGATTGCCGTTTCGGACACCTGCGAAATCGAAATCCTGATTACCAAAAGCGGTGATGCCCGCGTTCATTTCGACGGGCAGTCTTTCGTCGACGTACAAAATTTCGACCGCATCCAAATCCACCGCTACCGCCACCCGCTACGCGTTTTACACCCCACCGACTACCAATACTACAAAACCCTGCGCCAGAAACTGCACTGGGGCGAACAGCTTATCTGAGGCCGTCTGAAAACAGTTCGGTTCGGCAAAACAAACAGATACCGTATAATACCCACAACAATCAATACAAAAGGAATCCGACCATGCGCTGGGAAGGAAGAAAACGAAGTTCAAACGTAGAAGACCGCCGCGGCCAAGGCGGGCGTATTCCGGGCGGCAAAGGCACCGGCATTATCGGCATCATCATTTTATTGATCGGCGCATATTACGGCGTAGACTTATCGGGCGTAGTCGGCACCCCGGGCATCGGCTCCCCCGCCGTGCAGCAAACCAAACTCGACAGCAAACTGGAAGCCCAACTGAAAGGAATCGCCGAAGTAACGCTTGCCAGCACCGAAACCGTATGGAGCGAGTATTTTGCCAAAAACGGCAGCCGTTATGCTCCACCCACACTCGTGCTCTACACCGCCGGCACGCAAACCGCCTGCGGCACGGGACAAGCCGCCATGGGGCCGTTTTACTGCCCTGCCGACCGCAAAGTTTATTTGGATTTGTCTTTCTACGAAGACATGCACAAAAAGCTTGGTGCTTCGGGTGATGCGGCCTTCGCTTATGTAATCGCCCACGAAGTCGGCCATCATGTGCAAAACCTGCTCGGCGTATTGCCGCAAGTGAATCAGGCACAGCAAACCGCCGGAAAAGCGCAGGCCAACGCCTTGTCGGTCAAACTCGAACTTCAGGCGGACTGTTTCGCCGGCATATGGGCGCATTACGCCGCCAACGACAATTTGTTTGAACAAGGCGACTTGGAAGAAGCGTTCAATGCCGCCGAAGCCGTCGGCGACGACCGCCTGCAACAGCAATCACAAGGTTACGTTGTGCCGGACAGCTTCACGCACGGTTCGTCCGCACAACGCCTGACATGGTTCAAACGCGGCCTGAAAAGCGGCGACATCAACCAATGCAACACATTCGCATCGAATTAAATCCGTATGATATACAAAGGCCGTCTGAAAAAAGTTTTCAGACGGCCTTCTCTATATTTAGCTACAATAACACTCTATTTCCGGCCTATAACTTTAAAAAGCTGTTAAATCAAGCTAACCTGCTTGCGTACCCTTTTCCGTAGATTTATATCTTAACCCATCCTTTCCATACCGTTTAAACATGAAAAACATCGTTATCCTGATTTCCGGCCGCGGCAGTAACATGCAGGCCGTCGTCAATGCCGAAATTCCCAATGCCCGCATCGCCGCCGTATTGAGCAACAATGAAAACGCCGCCGGTTTGGCTTGGGCTACGGAACGCGGCATCGCCACCGACTGTCTCAACCATAAAAGTTTCGGCAGCCGCCTTGAATTTGATCAGGCTATGATGCGGAAAATCGACGCATACCACCCCGATTTGGTGGTGCTGGCGGGTTTCATGCGCATTCTCACGCCCGAGTTCTGCCGCCGTTACGAAGGCCGCCTGATCAATATCCACCCTTCGCTGCTGCCGGCCTTTACCGGCCTGCACACACACGAACGCGCGCTGGAAGCCGGCTGCCGGATTGCCGGCTGCACCATCCATTTCGTTACGCCCGAGCTGGATTGCGGCCCGATTATTTCGCAAGGTGTCGTGCCGGTTTACGACAACGATACCGCCGACAATATCGCCGCACGGGTATTGGAAGTGGAACACCGCCTTCTGCCCCAGGCTGTGGCCGATTTTGTAGAAGGCCGTCTGAAAATCAACGGCAACCGCGTGATGAATCCGCGGCACCGTCCGGAAAAACAACCGTTGCTGGCCTGATTTCCCGAGAAAGGAAACCGCATGAAAAAATTAAATTTGACCCTACTTTCCGCCGTATTTGCTTCACCGGTATTTGCCTCGGAGCTTCCCCAATCTGCCGAACTCAAATATTCGGGCAGCTACGGCATTCCCGCTACCATGACTTTTACCCGAAGCGGAAACAGCTACAAAATCGTATCGCGCATCAAAGTGCCGCTATACAGCATCCGCTTCGAGTCCGGCGGCACCGTATCCGGCAACACGCTCAAACCCGCCTACTATAAAGAT includes the following:
- a CDS encoding NAD(+) kinase: MNSQFKHIGIVTRPQTPGIQENLHTLVNFLHNAGLDIYLDEANVQDDTAAVQDAALCHIADKENLGKKCDLVIVLGGDGTFLSVARKLAPYRVPVIGVNQGHLGFLTQVPRENMVHGLSGMLTGKYLPEERILLETSLLRNGEMITTSLALNDVVLSRGGAGQMIEFEVFINKEFVYTQRSDGLIVSTPTGSTAYALAAGGPIMQASLRAFTLVPICPQSMTNRPIAVSDTCEIEILITKSGDARVHFDGQSFVDVQNFDRIQIHRYRHPLRVLHPTDYQYYKTLRQKLHWGEQLI
- the ypfJ gene encoding KPN_02809 family neutral zinc metallopeptidase; its protein translation is MRWEGRKRSSNVEDRRGQGGRIPGGKGTGIIGIIILLIGAYYGVDLSGVVGTPGIGSPAVQQTKLDSKLEAQLKGIAEVTLASTETVWSEYFAKNGSRYAPPTLVLYTAGTQTACGTGQAAMGPFYCPADRKVYLDLSFYEDMHKKLGASGDAAFAYVIAHEVGHHVQNLLGVLPQVNQAQQTAGKAQANALSVKLELQADCFAGIWAHYAANDNLFEQGDLEEAFNAAEAVGDDRLQQQSQGYVVPDSFTHGSSAQRLTWFKRGLKSGDINQCNTFASN
- the purN gene encoding phosphoribosylglycinamide formyltransferase; the protein is MKNIVILISGRGSNMQAVVNAEIPNARIAAVLSNNENAAGLAWATERGIATDCLNHKSFGSRLEFDQAMMRKIDAYHPDLVVLAGFMRILTPEFCRRYEGRLINIHPSLLPAFTGLHTHERALEAGCRIAGCTIHFVTPELDCGPIISQGVVPVYDNDTADNIAARVLEVEHRLLPQAVADFVEGRLKINGNRVMNPRHRPEKQPLLA